A window of the Halobacterium hubeiense genome harbors these coding sequences:
- a CDS encoding RAD55 family ATPase: MRERLSTGVDVLDRELGGGVPAGTVVAYEAPPASQGELLLYELTRPRPTLYLTTNRTEQAVKDAFEATDAPTGDPEVGYIPGADAIENARRAFRSVPPESTVIIDPADALERADRGRYENFVNELGNHMRNVGGIAVLHCLDTDHDPELRGTTEHMADVVFKLRVEENNDEVETRLTVPKFRGGNALDSSIKLNLGERVQVDTSRDIA, encoded by the coding sequence ATGCGCGAGCGGCTCTCCACCGGCGTGGACGTCCTCGACCGGGAACTCGGGGGCGGCGTGCCGGCCGGAACGGTCGTGGCCTACGAGGCCCCGCCCGCCAGTCAGGGAGAGCTACTGCTGTACGAACTCACGCGCCCGCGGCCCACGCTGTACCTCACCACGAACCGCACCGAACAGGCCGTCAAGGACGCCTTCGAGGCGACGGACGCACCCACCGGCGACCCCGAAGTAGGGTACATCCCGGGCGCGGACGCCATCGAGAACGCGCGCCGCGCGTTCCGCAGCGTCCCCCCGGAGTCGACGGTCATCATCGACCCCGCGGACGCCCTCGAACGCGCGGACCGCGGCCGCTACGAGAACTTCGTCAACGAACTCGGCAACCACATGCGAAACGTCGGCGGCATCGCGGTCCTGCACTGCCTGGACACCGACCACGACCCCGAACTGCGCGGCACCACCGAGCACATGGCCGACGTCGTGTTCAAGCTCCGCGTCGAGGAGAACAACGACGAGGTCGAGACGCGGCTCACCGTCCCGAAGTTCCGCGGCGGCAACGCACTGGACTCCTCGATCAAGCTCAACCTCGGCGAGCGCGTGCAGGTGGACACCAGCCGCGACATCGCGTAG
- a CDS encoding tyrosine-type recombinase/integrase — protein MFNRDNTDVTTREYKSWIKRFDEWIDQEPDLSSLRDFDAVLRDPDAIAELKKNAGRFTAWSTARPPDDGYSYSARVKALSAAKSWLAFAHDVSFNGGPGDLVNNIAKGDYNAFDPEIATPEQVADVLDDTADCNADSCHAMARLSYDAILRVSEVVRIEWDDVDLERGTVYVRAAKGSQNRHVGLSDRTLDVLEDYRGLVRERFDDPEWLFYGFYQHNWNRPWKAHAYSSHFQRNHWDAGHHSFARHSAITNRLRNGESLTDVSQRARHSSLKMTQKYNQFARNGDTVPPELR, from the coding sequence GTGTTCAACAGGGACAACACCGACGTCACCACCAGAGAGTACAAGTCCTGGATAAAGCGCTTCGACGAGTGGATTGACCAGGAGCCGGACCTGTCCAGCCTCAGGGACTTCGACGCCGTTCTCCGCGACCCGGACGCAATCGCCGAACTCAAGAAAAATGCGGGCAGATTCACCGCTTGGAGCACCGCGCGGCCCCCAGATGACGGCTACTCATACAGCGCGCGCGTCAAAGCACTCTCCGCCGCGAAGTCCTGGCTCGCGTTCGCCCACGACGTCAGCTTCAACGGCGGCCCCGGCGACCTCGTCAACAACATCGCCAAGGGCGACTACAACGCCTTCGACCCCGAGATAGCCACACCGGAGCAGGTCGCCGACGTCCTGGACGACACCGCCGACTGCAACGCCGACTCCTGCCACGCGATGGCCCGCCTCTCCTACGACGCCATCCTCCGCGTCTCCGAGGTCGTCCGCATCGAGTGGGACGACGTCGACCTCGAGCGCGGCACCGTGTACGTGCGCGCCGCCAAGGGGAGCCAGAACCGGCACGTCGGCCTCTCCGACCGCACGCTCGACGTGCTCGAGGACTACCGCGGCCTAGTCCGTGAGCGGTTCGACGACCCGGAGTGGCTGTTCTACGGCTTCTACCAGCACAACTGGAACAGGCCCTGGAAGGCGCACGCGTACTCCTCGCACTTCCAGCGCAACCACTGGGATGCCGGCCACCACTCCTTCGCGCGCCACTCCGCCATCACCAACCGGCTGCGGAACGGCGAGAGCCTCACCGACGTCAGCCAGCGAGCCAGGCACTCCTCGCTGAAGATGACGCAGAAGTACAACCAGTTCGCGCGCAACGGAGACACGGTCCCGCCGGAACTCCGATAG
- the cyaB gene encoding class IV adenylate cyclase: MYEVEVKVPADHDAVRAALADVDAERIGTVAQADTYFDAPHRDFAETDEALRVRRVATAAASFERDAIEGGLTDAIDAVLDGEYRAEGESRVTYKGPLLEAESKSREEFETGVESGAEMREILSRLGFDPAATVRKLRETHHVEAFEVLLDAVEGVGEYVEVETEVESDSEVEAAREDAYDLLGRLGLDPDDQIRTSYLGLKLADA; this comes from the coding sequence ATGTACGAAGTGGAGGTGAAGGTGCCGGCGGACCACGACGCGGTCCGCGCGGCGCTCGCCGACGTCGACGCCGAACGCATCGGGACGGTGGCACAGGCGGACACGTACTTCGACGCGCCGCACCGCGACTTCGCGGAGACCGACGAGGCGCTGCGAGTGCGGCGCGTCGCGACCGCGGCCGCGTCCTTCGAGCGCGATGCAATCGAGGGCGGGCTCACAGACGCCATCGACGCCGTACTGGACGGCGAGTACCGCGCCGAGGGCGAGTCCCGCGTGACGTACAAGGGGCCGCTGCTGGAGGCCGAGTCGAAGTCCCGCGAGGAGTTCGAGACCGGCGTGGAAAGCGGCGCGGAGATGCGCGAGATTCTCTCGCGGCTCGGGTTCGACCCGGCGGCGACGGTGCGCAAGCTCCGCGAGACCCACCACGTCGAGGCGTTCGAAGTACTGTTGGACGCCGTCGAGGGCGTCGGCGAGTACGTCGAGGTCGAGACCGAGGTCGAGTCCGACAGCGAGGTCGAAGCCGCCCGGGAGGACGCCTACGACCTCCTGGGGCGGCTCGGGCTCGACCCCGACGACCAGATTCGGACGTCGTACCTCGGCCTCAAGCTCGCTGACGCCTGA
- a CDS encoding RipA family octameric membrane protein has translation MSGGGEKSDDPTDDGGVDSDAALEQWKFYGQTTLNVSNRRLRNNRFYLRLLIALLGIAGIGAKLGYFSDVGILIIGAVGLPFCVLWSFHILSYKQLNSGKYRVMWEMAEELPFDPFNMEWTRLKEGQEPHAYIKHTTVEVWWPRVFGYFYGVLVLYGSLSLLNALSYFPYGLAALTALWVVYAIMVLRGKSPSQRYWDYTGE, from the coding sequence ATGAGTGGCGGTGGGGAGAAATCCGACGACCCGACGGATGACGGGGGTGTTGACTCGGACGCCGCGCTGGAACAGTGGAAATTCTACGGACAGACCACGCTCAACGTTAGTAACCGCCGCCTCAGAAACAATCGGTTCTATCTCCGCCTCCTCATCGCACTCCTCGGAATCGCAGGAATTGGGGCAAAGCTGGGGTATTTCTCGGACGTAGGGATACTCATTATCGGGGCCGTGGGGCTGCCGTTCTGTGTGCTGTGGTCCTTCCACATTCTCTCCTACAAACAGCTGAACAGCGGGAAGTACCGCGTCATGTGGGAGATGGCGGAGGAGCTTCCGTTCGACCCGTTCAATATGGAATGGACGCGGCTGAAGGAGGGGCAGGAACCGCACGCGTACATCAAGCACACCACGGTTGAGGTTTGGTGGCCGCGCGTATTCGGCTACTTCTATGGCGTTCTCGTACTCTACGGGTCCCTCTCGCTCTTGAACGCGCTCAGCTACTTCCCATACGGCCTCGCGGCACTCACCGCTCTATGGGTTGTATACGCCATTATGGTCTTGCGCGGGAAGAGTCCAAGCCAGAGATACTGGGACTACACGGGGGAATAG
- a CDS encoding TIR domain-containing protein — MSSEDRQEYALFISHSWDYDQEHARLVRLLEESDELDFRDYSVPKEEKFDTDTDEELEKVLREKQIKSASVVIVLAGMYSTYSDWIGKEVRIAEEEGKPILGVKPWGNDRTSNYVEQHADEMVGWNTDSVVEGVRDLAP, encoded by the coding sequence GTGTCGTCCGAAGACCGGCAGGAGTACGCACTCTTCATCTCACACTCCTGGGACTATGACCAAGAGCACGCGCGGTTGGTACGCCTCCTTGAGGAATCCGACGAGCTTGACTTCCGGGACTACAGCGTCCCGAAGGAGGAAAAGTTCGATACGGACACCGACGAAGAGCTCGAGAAGGTCCTCCGGGAGAAGCAAATCAAGTCCGCGTCAGTGGTCATCGTCCTGGCCGGGATGTACTCTACTTACAGCGACTGGATTGGGAAGGAGGTGCGCATCGCTGAGGAAGAAGGGAAGCCGATTCTCGGTGTGAAACCGTGGGGAAACGACCGGACCTCGAACTACGTCGAGCAGCATGCCGATGAGATGGTTGGCTGGAACACCGACTCGGTGGTCGAAGGCGTCCGCGACCTTGCGCCATGA
- a CDS encoding DUF7511 domain-containing protein has product MSTDTTRGAPQSRDDADTTPLEATVVRYQNTPDRCTLSPPDVNGDRRLTAWLSVDADALVTLAEHR; this is encoded by the coding sequence ATGTCCACCGACACCACCCGTGGCGCCCCCCAGTCGCGCGACGACGCCGACACGACGCCGCTGGAGGCGACCGTCGTCCGTTACCAGAACACGCCGGACCGCTGCACGCTCTCCCCGCCGGACGTCAACGGCGACCGGCGGCTCACCGCATGGCTATCCGTGGACGCCGACGCCCTCGTCACATTAGCCGAGCACCGCTGA
- a CDS encoding FKBP-type peptidyl-prolyl cis-trans isomerase: MSDETEAETADESETEQGGLQEGDFVQLSYTAYTVDSGELVDTTDEEVAEEEGVDTEEQEFSPRTIVIGEGHIFEDVEDDLVGKDVGDTGEVVVEQAFGEYDDEEVRTVSANKIPEDERYPGAHVDIDGEHGHVEAVIGGRARVDFNHPLAGEDVEYEYEILDQVEDTVEKARGLLQMYFDAELDMHLETDEVEEEVTEETDDGETETTTETVEKETLYIEQSPQLQFNQQWMMGKDQILNQIIDMLDIDRVIVQEIIDGQPAGMPGMMGGMGGMGGGEGLGDVEEALEDADVDADEIVEELDVDEDA, from the coding sequence ATGAGCGACGAAACTGAGGCCGAGACGGCCGACGAATCCGAGACAGAACAGGGCGGACTCCAGGAGGGCGACTTCGTGCAGCTCTCCTACACCGCCTACACGGTCGACAGCGGCGAACTCGTCGACACCACCGACGAGGAGGTCGCCGAGGAGGAAGGCGTCGACACCGAAGAGCAGGAGTTCTCCCCGCGCACCATCGTCATCGGCGAGGGTCACATCTTCGAGGACGTCGAAGACGACCTCGTCGGCAAGGACGTCGGTGACACCGGCGAAGTCGTCGTCGAGCAGGCGTTCGGCGAGTACGACGACGAGGAGGTCCGCACGGTCTCCGCGAACAAGATTCCCGAGGACGAGCGCTACCCCGGCGCGCACGTCGACATCGACGGCGAGCACGGCCACGTCGAAGCCGTCATCGGCGGCCGCGCCCGCGTGGACTTCAACCACCCGCTCGCCGGCGAGGACGTCGAGTACGAGTACGAGATTCTTGACCAGGTCGAGGACACCGTCGAGAAGGCCCGCGGCCTGCTCCAGATGTACTTCGACGCCGAGCTCGACATGCACCTCGAAACGGACGAGGTCGAGGAGGAGGTCACCGAGGAGACCGACGACGGCGAGACCGAGACCACGACCGAGACCGTCGAGAAGGAGACCCTCTACATCGAGCAGTCCCCGCAGCTCCAGTTCAACCAGCAGTGGATGATGGGCAAAGACCAGATTCTCAACCAGATCATCGACATGCTGGACATCGACCGCGTCATCGTCCAGGAAATCATCGACGGCCAGCCCGCTGGCATGCCCGGCATGATGGGCGGCATGGGCGGCATGGGCGGCGGCGAAGGCCTCGGTGACGTCGAGGAAGCCCTCGAAGACGCCGACGTGGACGCCGACGAAATCGTCGAGGAGCTCGACGTCGACGAAGACGCGTAA